The stretch of DNA caataggatTATTCCATAGGCATTTGGATTGTTGCAAAAAGTAAGCTCTGAGGTCAACaaaagtttgatacttgcacgTTTTGTCCAAGATTATTTTCACAGATAAACACAACtcttatgaattttgaagcctaattGCATTTGCCAGATGTAAAAAGCTaaaagtaggctataaacgaactCCACCACGGTCCAACAACTTCAACGTCACCATCACTGAGCTTCCAACAACTCTTTCAGTTTTcttctaaaaacattttcccagAAAATTTGAGTAAGAATAGTTTATAAAAGCACAATTGAGCATGACTAGACTGTAAAAGCAGAataaggggctgtttacacgaaAACTTACTATGGcagttcatttacacaacaacagcattttggtggcctgaaaacttttgaaaactggtttgtaagtgcaagtttttgaaaacggtctccatgtaaacaacaaaaacgggaatctgtgaaaatgacgtcatgcacatgcgcattacgtgtttttagtaattttcaCGGTTTCGTATGAATGGGGATCTTCTGTTCACGGAAAACTGCCATGTAAATGTACCCTGAGTTGACCTGTTTAGAGTGATGATATTCAATGTCCAACAGcctctgtagtcccatttagccacttgttagcaaccaaCATTTCAAGACATGTAACAgctttaaaaaatcacaagtggggtaatactgatgtattttatgtagTAAAATAAAACGTGAAAGTCATTATGTCAACCATTTAACCAAAATCCCATTTAAAAAAGAATAGACTTGGGgacgatggaaccggaagtgctAAATCCTAACTTGTTTTAAGTTTTGGCCTACAAAGTAATgtcatacctgcaccactctattgcCACAGACCAATGGTAGTTTGCGGAAAGGTTTGTTCTAGCTGGTGAACACCTTCAAAGTTCGCCTTGGCAAGCAATTTCAAACTCCTGAAACAAACTCCAATCTAACTTCGTTATGGCCTGATGTTATGTAAAATTACATCACACAAGTTTGCTCTTTGATTTCACTTGAATATATCAGGGTCTTTAAATGCTGACTAATTTCAAACAAACTTAGTcattttggggggaaaaaacaagAAAGAATATCACTTACATGTAGATTAATTGTATGTGGCATTTGAGACTATTGTTTTCTCTTTGCATGTGTGTTAGAGAAAAACCGATGCTCTAAGCCAAGCTGTGGAAAAGCAGAGGACCTAATACTGAACCCTGTGGCACACCATACTTGTGTTTGATGAGATCTGCATTGTTTGATGAGTGGTAGCATTTAGATATGTCTTAAATCATGGTAATGTTTGTCCAAAAATGCCAGCATAATTCTCAAGCTACTCAAAATAATGCCATGATCCATGTTGTTGAAAGATCTAATAGCACTTTAAGAGAGCTGTAACATTAATAAGTGCAGTATCTTTAATATGATAAGGCATACATCTTTTAAGGCATTAAACTGTGGTTAACTTGTATTGTCTCTTTCATCTTAGACCTGATGCCATTGAAAGAAGAGATTGAAGTCCTGAATGATATGGAAGAGAAATTTAATGAATTCATAACTGGAGAAAAATTGTTTAGTTACTCACAGACTGAAAAGACTTCCTCAAAAAAAATACCTGAAAAGAGAGGGCCTAGTATTGATTTCACCTGCTTTCAGTGTGGAAAGTTTTTCAGTCAACGTGGAAACCTtacagtccacatgagaattcacactggagagaagcctttctcctgccaacaatgtggaagGAGTTTCACTCAAAAAGGAAGCCTTAAGGCCCACATGAGAATCCACACTGAAGAGAGCTCTTTCACCTGCCAGCAGTGTGGAAGAAGTTTTAACAACAAAGCAAACCTTACAGGCCatatgagagttcacactgaaACAAGCTCTTTTACCCGCCATCAGACAAGAACTACAAATGATTTCACCTGCTtgcagtgtggaaagagtttcactcaaCGTGGAAACCTtacagtccacatgagaattcacactggagaaaagcctttctcctgccaacaatgtggaaagagtttcaatcaGCGTGGACACCTTAAAGTCCATATGAGCGTTCACATTGAAGATGGctctttcacctgccaacagtgtggaaaaagtttcaagaaaaaagcaagccttaaagtccacatgagaagtCACACTGAAAAGAGCTCTTTTACCTGCCATCAGTGTGGAAAAAAATTTAACAGCAAAGGACTTTTTAATtgccacatgagagttcacactggagaaaagcctttcacATGCTCTCAATGTGGAATATGcttcagtcaaaaaggaaatcttaacaagcacatgagaattcacactggagagaagccttacacctgcaaaCTGTGTGGAAAATGTTTCATTCATAAGGGAAGCTTTGAAagccacatgagaattcactctggagagaagccataTACCTGCcatcaatgtggaaagagttttacacATAAGCCAACCCTTAATtcccacatgagaattcacaccggagagaagcctcACACCTGCAAACTGTGTTTAAAGAGTTTTGCTGAAAAAGGaagccttaaagtccacatgagaattcacactggagagagtcCTTTCACCTGTCAGCAGTGTGGACAAAGTTTCACtcaaaaaggaaaccttaaaaaACACATGGAAATGCACTCTCGAGAGAAGCTACACTCATGtgaacagtgtggaaagagtttcagattAACCAATAATTCCCATGTGAAGATTCATTGCGGAATAGGTTGTCCAGACATGAAACAATTTAACGGGCACAAAATAAGTGGTAATAAGTTTAGAAAAAGGAGCAATTTCAAAAATCACTTGCACATTCACTCTGAAAAGCCAtttaattgtgttaagtgtAATAAAAGATTTATTTTGCCTTCACACTTGCAGATACACATGAAAAGTCATGCAGGTGTGAGACGCTTTTCCTGTTCTTCATGTGGAAAGAGATTCAAATGGCTTGGCCATTTAAAATGGCACcagaaaatacataaatgtgTAAAACTAAGGCTGTGTTTACACCGCAGCTGAATGTGGGCCAAATCTGAACATTCCTTATAGAGGGTATGTGCGTGACGTCACTGTCGACCGTTATGACTGAGGTTACGCCcatgagtggcaaaagactgagcggcaacattggttttcagcgtgaatgctgtgaaaaacacaaaacacatccaaaatgggaatgagctttgtgattgactgtacaaataacTTTGACAtaaaacctgaggtatatatttaaagagtgcagaaagctacagaaaaaagaagcaaatatatcgctacaattcacaaaaacagcagagaaacatgttttgcagttattttgtgtcaaaatgttggattttaagggatataatactgtatatattgtattgttatatattgttttgacaactcatcaattaaatatttaccattttaaattatgtataattgtgtgtttttaaataaacagtgaCAAAAACTACAAGTtatagggctggacgatatgacaaaatatataaccttgatataagtgatcgctccgatttaaacctacctatattatagttatataaaatattcacagacaGATTTGCTCTATGTAGTTCCCTGGCGTCAAAATCAGACACATGTCAGGAAACatgattcctggctgcatgtcaatatccatggattaggtttctttgacatgtcataaggaacactttcaagccaaacctttagtgtaattgtttgttttactcgcgttttcgcagtttcctctattacatccaatcatgcagcaggttcttttgccactcagtccagctgagagAGCACGTTCCATCGGGAAAGTGATGACTATGCAAATTCTGAgctataaattactattataGTGTGAGAATGAACTTGCACTAGTTAACAGAAGCACACAGTTATGACAAACTACTTGCTCAACCACTGCACATCATGAACCACTGAAAGCTCAATGCTGTAGAAGGTCAGCAGGAGCTTGATGTGAGGGTTTGTGCATGTTGCAGGTATGGCATTGCTTGATGAACAGAGTGGGGTCTTTTGCCCTATTTGGgcgggattagttttacatggggaggtGGGGGTAAAGTAATTTTACCTCAGGACATCTGTAATATTAATGGCCAATTCGCACGGGATAAGACATCTCAGTAAAACTAGCAGAAGTGGGAGGGGTAACTCGCTTTACGCACCACAGTAACCTCCTTGTCATCATGTGCGTATGACGTTGCTTCCTGTTATCACGTGAGCAAACAGACAACATGGCGCCGACAAGAAAAAAGCGAAACTGGAGCAGGGAGGAAACGCTGTGTTTGGGGAGAACGTCGGTTTATCGAGAAGTTGTAAGTAAATGTCCAAAAGTTGAGGAAGATTTTGGAGAATGGGGAAAACTGAAGGATAGAATCGACTACCTGAAAAAAGGTATACAgttgctggtcatataattagaatatcgtgaaaaagttcatttttttattgtaaattatttttaaaaatgaaactttaatttatactagattccgtacatgtaaagtaaatttttttaaattgttgattagagcgtacagctaatgaaagtccaaaatccagtatctcaaaatattagaatatatacatttgagtttcattaaatgaccatccctacagtataaattccgggtatctcttgttctttgaagccacactaatggggaagactgccgACTTGGCAtcggtccaggagacaatcattgacaccctccacaagggagtaagtcacagatggtcattactgaatgtggtggctgtttacagagtgatgtatcaaagcatattaaatgcaaagttgactagaaggaagaaatcgggtaggcaaaggtgcacaagcaacagggatgaccacaagcttgagaatactgtcaagtaaagccgattcagacacttcggagagcttcacaatgagtcaaatgaagccggagtcagcgcatcaagagtcaccacactcagacatcttcaggaaaaggactaccaagccacttctgaaacagaaacgacgtcagaagcatcttacctgggctaaggagaaaaagaactggacagtgaacagtggtcgaaagtcctcttttcagataaaagtaaattttgcatttcatgttgaaatcatggtcccagagtctgaaggaagactggagaggcacagaatccaagctgcttaaAGTCTAGtatgaagtttctgaagttagtaatgatttggggggccgtgacgtctgctggtgtcggtccattgtgttttatcaagtgcaaagtcaatgcagccatcttccaggagattttggagcactttatgcttccatctgctaacaagctttatggagatgctgatttccttttccagcaggaccttagcacctgcccacagtgcaaaaactaCTTCCAAGTgatttgctgaccatgatattactgttttattggccagccaacatgcctgacccctgaatctatgggatattttcaagagaaagatgagaaacagtcgatccaacaatatacaaattatctgaaggctcaatagtgcctcagcagtgccacactgatcacttccatgccacacttcactgatgctgtaatttgtgctaggagcaagtcatttgctgtaatatgtgctgccgaccaagtattgagtgtacaaatgaacatactttaaagaactggaacttttctgttttgaaaatccattttttgattgatcttaggaaatatttgaatattttgagatactggattttggactttcatgagctgtacgctgtAATCATCTACTTTAGATgcagggaatctagaatatatgaaagtttaatttttaaaaataatttacaataaaaaattgaactttttcacgatattctaattatatgaccagcacctgtagagAGTGCATTAAGCACAACAGACGGACTGGCACTGATCTGGCTGGAAAGAAGTCCCCATATTTTGAAGAAATGGATGCAGTATTGGGTAAGAATAATTTTTTATCAGTTaagaaaatattcttgttgttAACATTTATAGAAAATTTATCAAAGAACATTCTGTAAGGCCCTGAAATACGTTATGTACGTATTTATAAGTTATACATTTCAGTATATGAAGGTTGAAACTACacaatttctgtttcaaaataCATATTTCATTGAGCTTATACAGCATatactttgcaaaaaaaaaattataattaattttgcaTATGGGTAGGAAGCTGTTgataacatgaaataacattAAAGTATAGTTAAATAACGGCTGTCATCACAGATCACATAGATCTCCTTCTGACTATCTCGAGCAAGATTCTACATCGAGCACAACAGAATCTTTACCTGACAATCAAGAGGATGTTGCAGGACCCAGCACAATTCCAGCAAGATGTCCACAACCATCACCAGGGCCAGATCCAACACCAAGCAACGGTTGCgcttcatttaaattaattctgtaaatattttaaaatgtaattctttCAATATATCACTCTTCTCAAAGAATCATGTGTATCCCTGTCAACCAATCTTACTGTTTTTTGACAGGCAGACCTGCAAACTTGTCACTTTTAGGTGACAATCAGCTTTTTCTTGGTCATTTGGGTCATTTATGTGAATTGCAAAACATTATTGGATAATTCTTATAATTGATATTTCTCTGGGCCAATCGGAATCTTAGCACTTGCGTCAGAATCTTGAAGCACACAGCGCCAACTGAGAGATCGTCATTGAATGGCTACACGTGAGTCTGATGCAAAGAAGCTTATTGACAGTTAAATTCAAGGTAAGTCAAGCTTTTTGGAGCAAAAATAACAGCTATTATTTTGTCCTCAAGTGCTGCCGCAGCAAGAAGAGCCAAGGCAGAAGAGGAGGCGCTGGCCGGAAAGCGACATGCAGCCAGGTGCAAGAGAGCTTGTGAAACACTCATCCAAGCtaagagacaaaaaaaataaatgtttttcatgtctgtcagtcttttattttttatttgtgtcaTGCGTCACAACACTACCATGCGTTTCAATGttgtaaataaaaagaaatgtgtaatttgcatattaaaatcacaaaaaaatcaagCTTGGggcaccccccacccccccagaCACTGTCACCTTTTTTACTCTGAGGAGTCTGCAGGTCTGGACAGGGGGACGTAGACATAAAGGGAACAAAACACAAGTCATGGAAGCTGTGGAAAAGGGCCTTGACCGCATTTTCCAGCACGAAGCTGTTTCAGGTGGGGACTACATGCAGTACAAGAGGGACCGACTGGAATGGGAGAAGGAAGCTGAGAGGAACCGGATGGATTTTGAGAAGTGTCACCTCGATTTTGAAATGAGAAGGATGGAGGCTGAGGAGAGGCGTTCGAGAGAGAACAGAGAATTGATTATGCAGTTATTTCATTTCCTTAGGCCAACAGCCTTTCCTTCCACCACACCATTCAATTATAGCCCATATCCTAGCTATCTCGCTCCTTCTGAGGTTCCCTTTGGTCCCCCTGCTCCAAGTGCCACACCAGTGTCTCCCAAAACAGCAGTCTCATCCCCACACTCTTTCATAaagtggatatttttcttacaggTCACTTGTATGTTTTTCAAAACTGTTTCCTTAAACTTTATTACAAAGAAGagaaaaatacactttattggtaaagtgtatttttttaagtatttgcACAAAACTTTAagaacaagctgttttatttaaacaaagttgtaatgttaatttttttcttgaaagAATATGTAAGTTTTATTACATCTGCACAGTTAGATAACTGTTTTCAGAAGTTGACAATAGGTTACTCGTTTCTTTGTGTAGTATTAGTACAacttgtacaaaaaaaaaagtgattttaacaAAAGATAAAACctaagctattttttattttcctgaAATAACTTGTTAGAACTGTATAAAGTCTTAACAACTTGTAGAATCTTGTTGAATGTTGAGTTATTCCTGAGTTGTTTTGGTCACTTTAGCACTGTGGCATGTTGTGGATTTCTTGTCAGTGTTTTTATGACAAGTCATTAATAAAAACCTCTAAAGCCTTGCGGATTTGTTCTCCCTCGTTGACTTCATGGAGTGATGTTTGAGTGTGGTGTGGTGTCGATGATTTAAGTTCTCACAGAAGTTGTGTAGCACAATGTATTTTATGTTGCTTGTCCTTGAGTCATTCCTTTTCATCAGAGTCCGCCATCTGCCTTTAAGGCATCCAAATGTGTGCTCCACATGGATGCGTGCCCGACTCAGGTGCTCGTCGAAGCTGCACTGTGAAGCAGTTGCTGTGCCTTCAGGGAAAGGCTTCATAACATTCTTGTTAAAACTGTATGCAGAGTCGGCCACAATCACTATAGGTATATGAACCCCATTAATCTTTCTTGTTATTTTTGGAAAGAATGATCCATTTTCAAGATTTTGTGAGAGATAAGAACATTCGAACACAAAAGAATCGAGGCATTTCCCCGGCCAGCCAACATCAAAGTCAAGGAACTTGTAATTGC from Chanodichthys erythropterus isolate Z2021 chromosome 8, ASM2448905v1, whole genome shotgun sequence encodes:
- the LOC137025265 gene encoding zinc finger protein 585A-like; translated protein: MEFIKEESEDLKIDETFKVKQEDAEEQTDLMALNEESQELYEKEEKDQNENPDFITGEKSFSFSQTENSSSQKMRARSNFTCQECGKSFSQPGNLKVHMRIHTGEKPFTCQQCGKCFAEKGNLNKHMRVHTLEGPFSCQQCEKSFTQKERLNAHMRIHNGENLFTCQQCGTFFVRKSSLKIHMRVHTGEKPFTCPQCGKSFSHIATIKSHMRRHTGERPYTCDQCGKSFRQRVALNSHKKIHSRDNSFICLQCGMSFTDSDHLKNHVITHTGEKPFMCHLCGKSCSNKSNLNVHVKVHSGEKPFTCPQCGKSFTVKQSLKTHIRVHTGEKPFTCLQCEKSFTYRTDLKCHLQTHSGKTLQKKEPFQKSPSQTMAFIKEESEDMKIEETFSVKQEDTDEQTKMAFIKEESENIRIEEVLSVKQEDTQEQTDLMPLKEEIEVLNDMEEKFNEFITGEKLFSYSQTEKTSSKKIPEKRGPSIDFTCFQCGKFFSQRGNLTVHMRIHTGEKPFSCQQCGRSFTQKGSLKAHMRIHTEESSFTCQQCGRSFNNKANLTGHMRVHTETSSFTRHQTRTTNDFTCLQCGKSFTQRGNLTVHMRIHTGEKPFSCQQCGKSFNQRGHLKVHMSVHIEDGSFTCQQCGKSFKKKASLKVHMRSHTEKSSFTCHQCGKKFNSKGLFNCHMRVHTGEKPFTCSQCGICFSQKGNLNKHMRIHTGEKPYTCKLCGKCFIHKGSFESHMRIHSGEKPYTCHQCGKSFTHKPTLNSHMRIHTGEKPHTCKLCLKSFAEKGSLKVHMRIHTGESPFTCQQCGQSFTQKGNLKKHMEMHSREKLHSCEQCGKSFRLTNNSHVKIHCGIGCPDMKQFNGHKISGNKFRKRSNFKNHLHIHSEKPFNCVKCNKRFILPSHLQIHMKSHAGVRRFSCSSCGKRFKWLGHLKWHQKIHKCVKLRLCLHRS